Proteins from one Fragaria vesca subsp. vesca linkage group LG6, FraVesHawaii_1.0, whole genome shotgun sequence genomic window:
- the LOC101309075 gene encoding probable polygalacturonase At3g15720-like, which translates to MRNALVLLILHTIASSNFSFGHGQTTFNVLDYGAAGDGERDDSKAFLEAWNASCSTYASEGTTTLVIPAEKTFLLQPTTFSGSCNSGNGIRVEIMGKIVAPKNPDEWKECVESWLSFGNLSNLIINGTGEINGQGSPWWSNITTQVNALHFFNCSNLRLSGVTHVDSPKAHISINRSNNVTVSDIHILAPHDSPNTDGIDISVSTYVNIHDSKIATGDDCIAINNGSSFINITNIACGPGHGISVGSLGVNRSYQTAEQINVRNCSFNGTQNGARLKTWQGGSGYARKITFENITLTDAKHPIIIDQHYCNGKHDCPNSTQAVQVSDVTYSNIQGTSSSMEAIVFNCTQIPGCTNIVMKQINITSAIAYQNISASCINANGTCSTTVPQVSCLKTNETMSFNLYT; encoded by the exons ATGAGGAATGCTCTTGTCCTTTTGATTTTACACACTATTGCTTCATCAAATTTTAGTTTTGGACATGGGCAAACAACCTTTAATGTGCTTGACTATGGTGCTGCTGGAGATGGCGAGAGAGATGATTCTAAA GCATTCTTAGAAGCATGGAATGCATCATGTTCAACTTACGCTAGTGAAGGGACAACAACACTAGTAATACCAGCAGAAAAAACATTCCTTTTGCAACCTACCACCTTCTCAGGTTCTTGCAATTCTGGCAACGGTATCCGGGTCGAG ATTATGGGGAAAATTGTGGCACCGAAAAATCCAGATGAATGGAAAGAGTGTGTAGAATCGTGGTTATCTTTTGGAAATCTGAGCAACCTCATCATAAACGGAACAGGAGAAATTAATGGCCAAGGTTCACCTTGGTGGAGCAATATTACCACCCAAGTAAAC GCTCTACACTTCTTCAATTGCAGTAATCTTCGGTTAAGTGGAGTTACACATGTTGACAGTCCAAAGGCTCATATTAGCATCAATCGTAGTAATAATGTCACCGTCTCCGATATTCATATTCTTGCACCTCATGATAGTCCCAACACAGATGGTATTGACATCTCTGTCTCAACATATGTCAATATTCATGACTCCAAAATAGCAACTG GTGATGACTGTATTGCCATTAACAATGGTTCATCCTTCATCAATATCACCAATATCGCATGTGGACCTGGTCATGGAATTAG TGTGGGAAGTTTAGGGGTGAATAGAAGTTATCAGACAGCAGAACAAATAAACGTACGAAATTGTAGTTTCAACGGAACACAAAATGGAGCTAGACTTAAGACATGGCAG GGTGGCTCTGGGTATGCTAGGAAGATAACATTCGAAAATATAACACTAACAGATGCGAAGCACCCCATTATCATTGACCAACATTATTGTAATGGAAAACACGACTGTCCAAACTCG ACTCAGGCAGTACAAGTGAGTGATGTCACATATAGTAATATTCAAGGAACTTCTTCAAGTATGGAGGCCATAGTATTTAACTGCACACAGATTCCCGGTTGTACTAACATTGTGATGAAACAAATCAATATCACTTCGGCAATTGCTTATCAGAACATTTCTGCCTCTTGTATCAATGCGAATGGGACTTGCAGCACAACGGTTCCCCAAGTCTCTTGCTTGAAGACAAATGAAACAATGTCTTTCAATCTATACACATAG
- the LOC101305570 gene encoding LOW QUALITY PROTEIN: NADP-dependent malic enzyme, chloroplastic-like (The sequence of the model RefSeq protein was modified relative to this genomic sequence to represent the inferred complete CDS: deleted 1 base in 1 codon): MDTMISLNRSCFLGNPGVCGNGSPFSQKRRSAPLRVVAVGTNAARKGERNGSIVMETAAKEVVELKSTVHGGDRDVYGEDTASEDQPVTPWCVSVASGYNLIRDPHHNKGLAFSEKERDAHYLRGLLPPVVISQELQVKKMINAIRQYQVPLQKYIAMMDLQERNQKLFYKLLIEHVEELLPVVYTPTVGEACQKYGSIFQRPQGLFISLKEKGKILEVLRNWPEKNIQVIVVTDGERILGLGDLGCHGMGIPVGKLSLYTALGGVRPSACLPVTIDVGTNNENLLDDEFYIGLRQKRATGQEYAELLQEFMTAVKQNYGEKVLVQFEDFANHNAFDLLSKYGATHLVFNDDIQGTASVVLAGLISSLKLVGGSLADHTFLFLGAGEAGTGIAELIALEISKQTNAPVEETRKKVWLVDSKGLIVSSRLESLQHFKKPWAHEHEPVTTLVDAVNAIKPTVLIGTSGVGRTFTKKVVEAMATYNERPIILALSNPTSQSECTAEEAYTWTQGRAIYCSGSPFPPVEYEGKVYTPGQSNNAYIFPGFGLGLLMSGTIRVHDDMLLAASEALASQVSQEDFDKGLIYPPFTNIREISAHIAAKVAAKSYELGLATRLPQPKDLFHYAESCMYSPNYRSFK, from the exons ATGGACACCATGATCTCGCTGAATAGGAGCTGCTTCCTG GGAAATCCTGGCGTATGTGGGAATGGAAGCCCGTTCTCTCAGAAGAGGCGGTCGGCGCCGCTGAGAGTGGTGGCGGTGGGGACGAACGCCGCCAGGAAAGGTGAAAGAAATGGGAGCATAGTGATGGAGACGGCAGCAAAAGAAGTTGTTGAGCTGAAATCTACCGTCCATGGTGGGGACAGAGACGTGTACGGTGAGGATACTGCCAGCGAGGACCAACCTGTTACACCTTGGTGTGTGTCTGTTGCAAG TGGTTATAATTTGATAAGAGATCCACACCACAACAAAGGTCTTGCCTTCTCT GAAAAGGAAAGAGATGCCCACTACTTGCGTGGTCTTCTCCCCCCAGTTGTTATTTCTCAAGAACTTCAG GTGAAGAAAATGATAAACGCCATCCGCCAGTATCAAGTTCCGCTGCAGAAGTATATAGCCATGATGGATCTTCAG GAAAGAAATCAGAAGCTATTTTACAAGCTTCTTATTGAGCATGTTGAGGAATTACTCCCAGTTGTTTATACTCCAACAGTTGGTGAAGCTTGCCAAAAATATGGAAGCATCTTCCAGCGTCCCCAGGGTCTATTCATAAGTTTGAAAGAAAA GGGAAAGATTCTTGAAGTGTTGCGGAACTGGCCAGAGAAGAATATTCAAGTCATAGTTGTCACTGACGGAGAGCGTATCCTAGGGCTGGGGGATCTTGGCTGTCAT GGGATGGGTATACCTGTTGGCAAACTTTCTCTATATACAGCACTTGGAGGAGTTCGTCCATCTGCC TGCTTGCCTGTAACCATTGATGTGGGTACAAACAATGAGAATCTGCTGGACGATGAGTTCTACATAGGGCTCAGGCAAAAGAGGGCAACTGGGCAG GAATATGCAGAACTCCTTCAAGAATTCATGACTGCTGTCAAGCAGAATTATGGAGAGAAAGTTCTTGTACAG TTTGAGGACTTCGCAAACCACAATGCTTTTGATCTTCTTTCAAAGTATGGCGCAACTCATCTTGTTTTTAATGATGACATTCAG GGGACAGCATCTGTGGTTCTTGCAGGACTTATATCATCTTTGAAGTTAGTAGGGGGATCCTTAGCTGATCACACATTTTTATTCCTTGGTGCTGGAGAG GCTGGCACTGGCATTGCGGAGCTCATAGCCCTGGAAATATCTAAGCAG ACAAATGCCCCAGTGGAAGAGACTCGCAAGAAGGTTTGGCTTGTGGACTCGAAG GGATTGATTGTCAGTTCGCGGTTGGAATCACTCCAACATTTTAAAAAGCCTTGGGCTCATGAACATGAACCGGTCACAACACTGGTCGATGCTGTTAAT GCAATCAAGCCAACAGTGTTGATTGGAACTTCAGGAGTAGGAAGAACATTTACTAAAAAAGTAGTTGAGGCTATGGCCACCTACAATGAG AGACCCATTATCCTTGCTCTCTCCAACCCAACTTCACAATCTGAGTGTACTGCGGAAGAAGCATATACATGGACACAG GGTCGTGCCATTTACTGCAGTGGAAGCCCATTCCCACCAGTTGAATATGAGGGAAAGGTTTACACTCCTGGCCAG TCGAATAATGCCTACATCTTTCCTGGATTTGGTCTCGGCTTATTGATGTCTGGTACTATTCGTGTTCATGATGACATGCTTCTGGCAGCCT CGGAAGCTTTGGCTTCACAGGTATCCCAGGAAGATTTTGACAAGGGACTTATATACCCTCCATTTACAAACATCAGAGAGATTTCAGCACATATTGCTGCTAAAGTAGCTGCTAAATCATATGAACTCG GTTTGGCTACGCGCCTCCCCCAGCCAAAGGATCTGTTCCATTATGCTGAAAGCTGTATGTACAGCCCTAACTACCGAAGTTTCAAGTGA